From Gimesia panareensis, the proteins below share one genomic window:
- a CDS encoding AAA family ATPase has translation MSNSLELLIRSGNPFIAIETLDEQRAREVVQKVARNLKMTLYEWSATSGLCKSEHGKLKPALVPGGKPEQTLSFIQQNTNADIVLFKDLGAYCRDSVVNRMLRDLMQTCHDKKSTFILVDAFPIPDEIKRFTVRFEIGWPNAEELSAVIKQTYNRIKRESDSEITARLTRREMEQLVLTMRGLSCSEVERVISSAILQDNDLNANDLPHVIEAKRTLLGSTGCLESIAVDVKPDEVGGLHKLKDWLKLRRGGFTRKAQEFGLEPPRGVLMLGVPGSGKSLCAKMVASDWNMPLLRLDPGMLYQKFIGESESQLRQALSQAESMAPVILWIDEIEKAFASASASSSDGGLSKRMFGTLLAWMQDHRHPIFIIATANDISALPPELMRKGRFDEVFFVDLPNPAAREQILKIHIERRKRDSDQYDLRSLAAMADDFTGSELEQAVMSGLFAAFAENAELEDRHIASEIQKTRPLAVVMQERIAELRHWANNRCVPAD, from the coding sequence ATGTCAAATTCGCTGGAACTTTTAATCCGCTCCGGAAATCCGTTCATCGCCATCGAAACCCTGGATGAACAACGTGCCCGGGAAGTGGTACAGAAAGTCGCCCGCAATCTGAAGATGACGCTCTACGAATGGTCTGCCACCAGCGGGCTCTGCAAATCCGAACACGGGAAACTTAAACCGGCCCTCGTTCCCGGCGGCAAACCGGAACAGACGCTGAGTTTCATCCAGCAGAATACCAATGCCGACATCGTCCTGTTCAAGGACCTCGGCGCGTATTGTCGCGACAGTGTCGTCAATCGCATGCTCCGCGATTTGATGCAGACCTGTCACGACAAAAAATCGACCTTCATTCTGGTCGATGCCTTCCCGATCCCCGATGAAATCAAACGCTTCACCGTGCGCTTTGAAATCGGCTGGCCCAACGCCGAAGAACTCTCCGCGGTCATCAAACAGACCTACAACCGCATCAAGCGGGAGAGCGATTCCGAGATCACGGCCCGCCTGACCCGCCGCGAGATGGAACAGCTGGTCCTGACCATGCGCGGCCTGAGCTGCAGCGAAGTCGAACGGGTCATCAGCTCCGCCATCCTGCAGGACAACGACCTCAATGCCAACGACCTGCCACACGTCATCGAAGCCAAACGCACCCTGCTCGGCTCAACCGGCTGCCTGGAGTCGATCGCCGTCGATGTCAAACCGGATGAAGTCGGCGGTCTCCATAAACTCAAAGACTGGCTCAAGCTCCGCCGCGGCGGCTTCACACGCAAAGCACAGGAGTTCGGTCTCGAACCGCCCCGCGGGGTCCTGATGCTCGGCGTTCCCGGTTCCGGCAAGAGCCTCTGTGCCAAGATGGTCGCCTCCGACTGGAACATGCCCCTGCTCCGCCTCGATCCCGGCATGCTCTATCAGAAATTCATCGGCGAGAGTGAAAGCCAGTTGAGACAGGCCCTCTCACAGGCCGAGTCGATGGCCCCCGTCATTCTCTGGATCGATGAAATCGAAAAAGCGTTCGCCTCGGCATCTGCTTCGTCCTCGGATGGAGGTCTTTCGAAACGCATGTTCGGCACCCTGCTCGCCTGGATGCAGGATCACCGCCACCCGATCTTCATCATCGCGACCGCCAACGACATCTCCGCCCTGCCGCCGGAACTGATGCGTAAAGGCCGCTTCGATGAAGTCTTCTTCGTCGATCTCCCCAACCCAGCCGCCCGGGAACAGATCCTCAAAATCCACATTGAACGCCGCAAGCGGGATTCCGATCAGTACGACCTCCGCTCCCTGGCAGCTATGGCAGACGACTTCACCGGCTCCGAACTGGAACAGGCCGTCATGTCCGGCCTCTTCGCCGCCTTCGCCGAAAATGCAGAACTCGAAGATCGGCACATCGCTTCAGAGATTCAGAAAACCCGCCCCCTGGCTGTCGTCATGCAGGAACGCATCGCCGAACTCCGCCACTGGGCCAACAACCGCTGCGTCCCCGCCGACTGA